One genomic segment of Halorhodospira halophila includes these proteins:
- a CDS encoding ATP-binding protein — protein sequence MKLQELDLAPVSERTGFRLHRAELYNWGTFDGRVWSMAPGGESALLTGDNGSGKSTLVDALTTLLVPAHRITYNKAAGAEGRERSLRSYVLGHYKAEREETGGSARPVSLRDEHSFSVILGYFFNEGYGHGVTLAQVFWLSGSGQPERMHVIADRDLTIARDFSDFGHDIKNLRKRLREAPDIEVHDTFPLYGAAFRRRFGIEGEQALELFSQTVSMKSVGNLTDFVRSHMLEPEPVDERIDALIHHFDDLSRAHEAVIRARAQIEALEPLIADAHEHHRLSAEAASWRAAREALEPWFAGIEARLLEERRQRLDDRIRRYDERIRRLDEDLTGQRSQREELQRAIAEQGGDRLETLAQQIGEHQREAERRRRNADAYNALAEHLGLSRADETDTFLANQQRLAGLREDAEARLSERQNERTELEVSFRELRSRHQELEQELESLRARRSNIPARMLELRQHLCKETGLDPDELPFAGELIQVHEEARDWEGAAERLLHNFGLSLLVPDRDYPRVAEWVDRTHLRGRLVYYRVRERQQRSPELHPHSLVRALAIRPDSGFYTWLEAELAERFDYACCDDLDTLRREQRAVTRAGQIKSGGYRHEKDDRHGINDRSRFILGWSNEAKIAALERQAADYQTRMQELADRMSRLEQELRSWQEQIRALDKIEVYADFQELDWHSVEAEIQRLEAERERIQASSDRLRTLQEQRDGVEARIQELEQLLLKERDERSRLADRSERTAEALASARERHQAATETQRSEAFPLLDGIREEALAEQSLTVESLANAQSAVRGWVSRHIDNVERNLRRLADKVVSAMADFRHQWPLEAQEMDARVEAYGEYAALLDGLKSDDLPRFERRFRELLNENTLREIANFQAHLHRQRQSIRERISTINRSLHGIDFNPGRYIELLADPTQDAEIRDFQNDLRSCVEGWVDDDGEASEAESEARFARIRAIIERLRGREGTAEADRRWRRKVTDVRNWFTFSAEERWREDDAPYEHYTDSGGKSGGQKEKLAYTVLAASLACQFGLDWERQRSRSFRFVLIDEAFGRGSDESARFGLELFQRLGLQLLVVTPLQKIHIIEPYVASVGLVSAPDGAHSKLRHIPIDEYRAEQADPGAGREVDGAHGDRSETPAARAADEGTA from the coding sequence ATGAAGCTGCAAGAGCTTGACCTGGCCCCCGTTTCCGAGCGCACCGGCTTCCGGCTGCATCGCGCGGAGCTCTACAACTGGGGCACCTTCGACGGCCGCGTCTGGTCCATGGCCCCGGGCGGCGAGAGCGCCCTGCTCACCGGCGACAACGGCTCCGGCAAGTCGACGCTGGTGGACGCGCTCACGACGCTGCTGGTACCCGCCCACCGCATCACCTACAACAAGGCCGCTGGTGCCGAGGGCCGTGAGCGCTCCCTGCGCTCCTACGTGCTCGGCCACTACAAGGCCGAGCGCGAGGAGACCGGCGGCAGCGCCCGCCCGGTGTCCCTGCGCGACGAGCACAGCTTCTCGGTCATCCTCGGTTACTTTTTCAATGAGGGCTACGGGCACGGCGTGACCCTGGCCCAGGTCTTCTGGCTCTCGGGCTCGGGGCAACCGGAGCGCATGCACGTGATCGCCGACCGGGACCTGACCATCGCCCGGGACTTCTCCGACTTCGGCCACGACATCAAGAACCTGCGCAAGCGCCTGCGCGAGGCGCCAGATATCGAGGTACACGACACCTTCCCGCTCTACGGGGCCGCCTTCCGCCGGCGCTTCGGCATCGAGGGCGAGCAGGCGCTGGAGCTGTTCAGCCAGACGGTGTCCATGAAGTCGGTGGGCAACCTGACCGACTTCGTGCGCAGCCACATGCTCGAGCCGGAGCCGGTGGACGAGCGCATAGACGCCCTCATCCACCATTTCGACGATCTCAGCCGCGCCCACGAGGCGGTGATCCGCGCCCGGGCCCAAATCGAGGCTTTGGAGCCACTCATCGCCGATGCCCACGAGCACCATCGCCTCAGCGCGGAGGCCGCCTCCTGGCGCGCGGCGCGCGAGGCCCTGGAGCCTTGGTTCGCCGGCATCGAGGCGCGGCTGCTCGAGGAGCGCCGGCAGAGGCTGGATGACCGCATCCGGCGCTACGACGAGCGCATCCGCCGCCTCGACGAAGACCTCACCGGCCAGCGCAGCCAGCGCGAGGAGCTCCAGCGGGCCATCGCCGAGCAGGGCGGCGACCGCCTAGAGACCCTGGCGCAGCAGATCGGCGAGCACCAGCGCGAGGCGGAGCGGCGCCGGCGCAATGCCGACGCCTACAACGCCCTCGCCGAGCACCTCGGCCTCTCCCGAGCCGACGAGACCGATACCTTCCTTGCCAACCAACAGCGCCTTGCCGGGCTACGCGAGGACGCCGAGGCGCGGCTGAGCGAGCGCCAGAACGAGCGCACCGAGCTGGAGGTCAGCTTCCGCGAGCTGCGCAGCCGCCACCAGGAGCTCGAGCAGGAGCTGGAGTCCCTGCGCGCCCGGCGCTCCAACATCCCCGCCCGGATGCTGGAACTGCGCCAGCACCTGTGCAAGGAGACCGGCCTGGACCCGGACGAGCTGCCCTTCGCCGGCGAACTTATCCAGGTCCACGAGGAGGCGCGCGACTGGGAGGGCGCCGCCGAGCGGCTACTGCACAACTTCGGTCTCTCGCTGCTGGTGCCGGACCGGGACTACCCGCGCGTTGCCGAGTGGGTGGACCGCACCCACCTGCGCGGCCGGCTGGTCTACTACCGGGTGCGGGAGCGCCAGCAGCGGTCGCCGGAGCTCCACCCGCACTCCCTGGTGCGGGCACTGGCCATCCGGCCGGACTCGGGCTTCTACACCTGGCTGGAGGCCGAACTCGCCGAGCGCTTCGACTATGCCTGCTGCGACGATCTGGACACCTTGCGCCGCGAGCAGCGGGCGGTGACGCGCGCCGGTCAGATCAAGAGCGGCGGCTACCGCCACGAGAAGGACGACCGCCACGGCATCAACGACCGCTCGCGTTTCATCCTCGGCTGGTCCAACGAGGCCAAGATCGCGGCCCTGGAGCGGCAGGCGGCGGATTACCAGACGCGCATGCAAGAGCTGGCGGACCGGATGAGCCGCCTGGAGCAGGAGCTGCGCAGCTGGCAGGAGCAGATCCGGGCGCTGGACAAGATCGAGGTCTACGCCGACTTCCAGGAGCTGGACTGGCACAGCGTGGAGGCCGAGATCCAGCGCCTGGAGGCGGAGCGCGAGCGCATCCAGGCCAGCTCTGATCGGCTGCGCACGCTCCAGGAGCAGCGCGACGGCGTCGAAGCCCGCATCCAAGAGCTCGAGCAGCTGCTGCTCAAGGAGCGCGACGAGCGCAGCCGGCTGGCCGATCGCAGCGAGCGCACCGCCGAGGCACTGGCCAGCGCCCGCGAGCGCCACCAGGCGGCCACCGAGACGCAGCGCAGCGAGGCCTTCCCGCTGCTCGACGGCATCCGCGAGGAGGCGCTGGCGGAGCAGTCGCTGACCGTGGAGAGCTTGGCCAACGCCCAGAGCGCCGTGCGCGGCTGGGTGAGCCGGCACATCGACAACGTGGAGCGCAACCTGCGGCGCCTGGCGGACAAGGTGGTCAGCGCGATGGCCGACTTCCGCCACCAGTGGCCGCTGGAAGCGCAGGAGATGGACGCCCGGGTCGAGGCCTACGGCGAGTACGCGGCGCTGCTCGACGGCCTCAAGAGCGACGACCTCCCCCGCTTCGAGCGCCGCTTCCGGGAACTACTCAACGAGAACACCCTGCGCGAGATCGCCAACTTCCAGGCGCACCTGCACCGGCAGCGCCAGTCCATCCGCGAGCGCATCAGCACCATCAACCGCTCGCTGCACGGCATCGACTTCAACCCGGGGCGCTACATCGAGCTCCTTGCCGATCCGACTCAGGATGCCGAGATCCGCGACTTCCAGAACGACCTGCGCTCCTGCGTCGAGGGCTGGGTGGACGACGACGGCGAGGCCTCCGAGGCGGAGTCGGAGGCGCGCTTCGCCCGCATCCGTGCCATCATCGAGCGCCTGCGCGGCCGCGAGGGCACCGCCGAGGCGGACCGGCGCTGGCGGCGCAAGGTCACCGATGTGCGCAACTGGTTCACCTTCTCGGCGGAGGAGCGCTGGCGCGAGGACGACGCCCCCTACGAGCACTACACCGACTCCGGGGGCAAGTCCGGCGGGCAGAAGGAGAAGCTGGCCTACACCGTGCTCGCCGCCAGCCTGGCCTGCCAGTTCGGGCTCGACTGGGAGCGGCAGCGCTCGCGCTCGTTCCGGTTCGTGCTCATCGACGAGGCCTTCGGCCGGGGCTCGGACGAGTCCGCCCGCTTCGGCCTGGAGCTGTTCCAGCGCCTGGGGCTGCAGCTTCTGGTGGTCACGCCGCTGCAGAAGATCCACATCATCGAGCCCTACGTCGCCAGCGTCGGCCTGGTCAGCGCCCCGGACGGGGCGCACTCCAAGCTGCGCCACATCCCCATCGACGAGTACCGGGCGGAGCAGGCCGACCCCGGGGCCGGCCGGGAGGTGGACGGTGCACACGGGGACCGGAGCGAGACCCCGGCGGCGCGGGCGGCGGATGAGGGCACCGCTTGA
- a CDS encoding DUF4194 domain-containing protein: MTEHDDPDTATRPHTAQPLEGHAPAASGSVGAWGTTPGDERLSQLLVHLLRGVLHRDSAPQRWQHLLDLQARVRDYVGVLGLELMLDEGEGYAYLRQRARDEDDDSQLPRLVPRRQLSYPVSLLLALLRKKLAEHDAGGGDTRLILTREQIVDLMRVFLRDTANEARLLDRMDSHIRRVVELGFLRRLRGDEERYEVQRILKAFVDAQWLGEFEERLRAYRAHAEGRDPSELASDGAGDGNTSDPDRGDSPGAPAETSPEPER; the protein is encoded by the coding sequence ATGACCGAGCACGACGACCCCGACACCGCCACCCGCCCGCACACGGCCCAGCCGCTGGAGGGGCACGCCCCTGCCGCGTCCGGTTCCGTCGGCGCCTGGGGCACGACTCCCGGCGACGAGCGCCTCTCCCAGCTGCTCGTCCACCTCTTGCGGGGGGTGCTGCATCGCGACAGCGCCCCGCAGCGGTGGCAGCACCTGCTTGACCTTCAGGCCCGGGTGCGGGACTACGTCGGCGTCCTCGGCCTGGAGCTGATGCTCGACGAGGGTGAGGGCTACGCCTACCTGCGCCAGCGCGCGCGCGACGAGGACGACGACAGCCAGCTGCCCCGGCTGGTGCCGCGTCGCCAGCTGAGCTACCCGGTCAGCCTCCTGCTCGCGCTGCTGCGCAAAAAACTCGCTGAGCACGATGCCGGCGGCGGGGACACACGGCTGATCCTGACGCGGGAGCAGATCGTGGACCTGATGCGCGTCTTCCTGCGCGATACGGCCAACGAGGCGCGCCTGCTCGACCGCATGGACAGCCATATCCGGCGCGTCGTGGAGCTCGGCTTCCTGCGCCGGCTGCGCGGCGACGAAGAGCGCTACGAGGTGCAGCGCATCCTCAAGGCCTTCGTGGATGCCCAGTGGCTCGGCGAGTTCGAGGAGCGCCTGCGCGCCTACCGGGCCCACGCCGAGGGGCGCGACCCCTCGGAGCTGGCCTCGGACGGCGCCGGCGACGGCAACACCTCCGACCCGGACCGCGGCGACAGCCCCGGCGCGCCGGCCGAGACCAGCCCCGAGCCTGAGCGCTGA
- a CDS encoding DUF3375 domain-containing protein: protein MGDLDHADILYLRRNHPAWRLLAAETAPLVIGFLHRAFIAPNARAIPETELETQLDDYLYALRDRADEDPYPRPAREYLAEWAGDERGWLRRYYPTGSDEPCYDLLPATEKAIHWVAELERGRQFVATESRLRSVFDLLRELIHGAETDPQARLQELERQRAEIDAEMERLRAGEVALMDPVRQRERFLQAEQTARGLLADFRQVEQNFRDLDRQVRERIAMWEGSRGELLEEIFGEQDAIADSDQGRSFRAFWDFLMSPVRQEELTELLERALHLETVQALDPDPRIGRIHYDWLEAGETTQRTVAQLSHQLRRYLDDQAWLENRRIMDLIREIEHHAVAVRDEPPREALIELDEASPRVELPMERPLFTPPFRPQIADQVVAADGSDVDASELFEQTYVDRDRLRRRIRRALQERRRVALGELLAEHPLEQGLAELVTYLAIATDEARAVVDETRTEAVTWTEPETGRQRCAHVPAVTFLRSSPSDPTAGAQ from the coding sequence ATGGGCGATCTGGATCACGCGGACATCCTCTATCTCAGGCGCAACCACCCCGCCTGGCGGCTGCTCGCTGCCGAGACCGCGCCGCTGGTCATCGGCTTCCTACACCGGGCCTTCATCGCGCCCAACGCCCGCGCCATCCCGGAGACGGAGCTGGAGACGCAGCTCGACGACTACCTCTACGCCCTACGCGATCGCGCGGATGAGGACCCGTACCCGCGCCCGGCCCGCGAGTACCTGGCCGAGTGGGCGGGCGACGAGCGCGGCTGGCTGCGCCGCTACTACCCCACCGGCAGCGACGAGCCCTGCTACGACCTGCTGCCGGCGACCGAGAAGGCCATCCACTGGGTCGCCGAGCTCGAGCGGGGGCGGCAGTTCGTGGCCACCGAGTCGCGTCTGCGCAGTGTCTTCGACCTGCTGCGCGAACTCATCCATGGCGCCGAGACCGACCCCCAGGCTCGGCTGCAGGAGCTTGAGCGCCAGCGCGCCGAGATCGACGCCGAGATGGAGCGCCTGCGCGCCGGCGAGGTGGCGCTCATGGACCCGGTCCGCCAGCGCGAGCGCTTCCTGCAGGCCGAGCAGACCGCCCGCGGCCTGCTCGCCGACTTCCGGCAGGTGGAGCAGAACTTCCGCGATCTGGACCGGCAAGTGCGCGAGCGCATCGCCATGTGGGAGGGCAGCCGCGGCGAGCTGCTCGAGGAGATCTTCGGCGAGCAGGACGCCATCGCCGACTCCGACCAGGGCCGCAGCTTCCGCGCCTTCTGGGACTTCCTCATGTCCCCAGTGCGGCAGGAGGAACTGACCGAGCTTCTGGAGCGCGCCCTTCACCTGGAGACGGTCCAGGCCCTGGACCCGGACCCGCGCATCGGCCGCATCCACTACGACTGGCTCGAGGCCGGCGAGACCACCCAGCGCACGGTGGCCCAGCTCTCCCATCAGCTGCGGCGCTACCTCGACGACCAGGCCTGGCTGGAGAACCGCCGGATCATGGACCTGATCCGGGAGATCGAGCACCACGCCGTGGCGGTGCGCGACGAGCCGCCCCGGGAGGCGCTCATCGAGCTCGACGAGGCCTCGCCGCGGGTGGAGCTGCCCATGGAACGGCCGCTGTTCACGCCGCCGTTCCGGCCGCAGATCGCCGACCAGGTGGTCGCCGCCGACGGCTCCGACGTGGACGCCTCCGAGCTCTTCGAGCAGACTTACGTGGATCGCGACCGGCTGCGTCGGCGCATCCGCCGCGCCCTGCAGGAGCGTCGGCGCGTGGCGCTCGGCGAACTCCTCGCCGAGCATCCGCTGGAGCAGGGCCTGGCGGAGTTGGTCACCTACCTCGCCATCGCCACCGACGAGGCGCGCGCGGTGGTGGACGAGACTCGCACCGAGGCGGTGACCTGGACGGAGCCGGAGACAGGCCGACAGCGCTGCGCCCACGTCCCCGCCGTCACCTTCCTCCGCAGCAGCCCCAGCGACCCAACCGCAGGAGCCCAATGA
- a CDS encoding type II toxin-antitoxin system Phd/YefM family antitoxin: MRSEEVSKSQFKARALEYFRQVESSGEAVIVTDKGRPTIEVRRYKGDQRSPLERLRGSVIELADPFEPVGEEDWEALP, translated from the coding sequence ATGCGCTCCGAAGAAGTCTCAAAGTCGCAGTTCAAGGCGCGGGCGCTCGAATACTTCCGTCAGGTTGAATCCTCGGGTGAGGCGGTTATCGTGACGGACAAAGGGCGCCCCACGATCGAGGTACGCCGGTACAAGGGCGATCAGCGATCACCGCTTGAGCGCCTGCGTGGCAGCGTCATCGAGTTGGCGGATCCCTTCGAGCCTGTGGGGGAGGAAGACTGGGAAGCGCTCCCTTGA
- a CDS encoding type II toxin-antitoxin system VapC family toxin, protein MIVLDTHALLWWANGDDQLSPHALAAIEHEMQADDGEVLISAISAWEIALLVEKGRLTLSMTTSDWLDTVEEIEGVRFIALDAATAVESTRLPGEFHKDPADRMIVALARRFNAELITADEKITAYRHVKTIW, encoded by the coding sequence TTGATCGTCCTGGATACTCACGCGCTACTGTGGTGGGCAAATGGTGACGACCAGCTCTCACCCCATGCTCTTGCAGCCATTGAGCATGAGATGCAGGCGGATGATGGAGAGGTTCTGATCTCGGCTATCTCTGCCTGGGAGATTGCGCTGCTGGTTGAGAAGGGGCGTCTTACCCTATCGATGACGACCAGCGACTGGTTGGATACGGTTGAGGAAATCGAGGGCGTGCGTTTCATTGCCTTGGACGCTGCCACGGCGGTTGAGTCGACGCGCCTTCCGGGAGAATTCCACAAAGACCCTGCGGATCGGATGATCGTGGCGTTAGCTCGACGCTTCAATGCTGAGCTAATAACAGCGGATGAAAAGATCACAGCGTACCGGCACGTTAAGACGATTTGGTAA
- a CDS encoding nucleotidyltransferase domain-containing protein, with the protein MRLTSAERKVILDVVREVFGHDVKVRLFGSRVDDSARGGDIDLLIECDEQVPNRASAASRVAALLQMRLGDQRIDVLILDPSTTRLPVHDEALREGVEI; encoded by the coding sequence ATGCGGCTGACCAGTGCGGAGCGCAAAGTCATTCTGGATGTGGTGCGCGAGGTGTTCGGTCACGACGTCAAGGTTCGCCTGTTCGGGTCGCGTGTTGATGATAGCGCACGTGGTGGCGACATCGATTTGTTGATCGAGTGCGATGAGCAGGTCCCGAACCGCGCGTCAGCGGCGAGCCGGGTAGCGGCGCTGCTGCAAATGCGGCTCGGTGATCAGCGTATCGATGTCCTGATCCTGGACCCGTCGACCACACGACTACCGGTTCATGACGAGGCCCTTCGAGAAGGAGTGGAGATTTGA